A DNA window from Sphingomonas profundi contains the following coding sequences:
- a CDS encoding heparinase II/III family protein → MARPLGSPGEPIAPGAGDGGAPDDRAGEDRTGEGDIEPGKRLIRVAGDRSQSLAERLAARLHRLAWRTPLHTLRLRGRYPLKLLGVPADPIAGDVSAGRALMGGRMIHLGESLDLETMDLAAPGLSPGFVDTLHGFAWLRDLAAAAPRERAAPVAEAITREWLATHGAQVAEPAWRADIIGRRILFWGAHAPLILSSADVVYRSAVLNNLARAARHLDRGAEKAEQGLPRLTAFAGVIAAGLLIPGGDARLAAGEAGLARAMAASLYGDGGLANRSPVAQLELVELLAQLRAVYLGMDREPHEAVSAALSRAVPALLGVTLGDGGLSSWQGGAPIAAARVAAAIEASGVRARPLRQARDWGYQRLGCGQAVLVLDAAPPPASRLAAGGCASTLAFEFSDGAHRLIVNCGGPRGGGVLPAEFAEALRSTAAHSTLIVADSNSTAIHDDGSLGRGVTEVELDRHELEGGSRLDVSHDGYARRFGFIHRRQLLLSGDGRELKGEDVLLPANRRRRASDAGFAIRFHLAPGIEVTPTADEQGALLRLPGGPLWQFRCKGAALATEESLWIDPAGRPRGSVQIVMTGEAAAGGASVSWLFRRAA, encoded by the coding sequence ATGGCCCGCCCGCTCGGCAGCCCCGGTGAACCGATCGCGCCGGGCGCCGGGGACGGCGGAGCGCCGGACGATCGCGCCGGCGAGGACCGGACCGGCGAGGGGGACATCGAGCCGGGCAAGCGCCTGATCCGCGTGGCCGGCGATCGCAGCCAGTCGCTGGCGGAGCGACTGGCGGCGCGCCTCCACCGGCTCGCCTGGCGCACGCCGCTGCACACGCTGCGGCTGCGCGGCCGCTATCCGCTGAAGCTGCTGGGCGTGCCGGCCGATCCGATCGCCGGGGACGTTTCCGCCGGCCGCGCGCTGATGGGCGGCCGCATGATTCACCTGGGCGAGAGCCTGGATCTTGAGACGATGGATCTCGCCGCACCCGGCCTGTCGCCCGGCTTCGTCGATACGCTGCACGGTTTCGCCTGGCTGCGCGATCTGGCCGCCGCTGCCCCGCGCGAACGGGCCGCGCCGGTGGCGGAGGCGATCACGCGCGAGTGGCTGGCGACACACGGCGCGCAGGTGGCGGAGCCGGCCTGGCGGGCGGACATCATCGGCCGCCGCATCCTGTTCTGGGGCGCGCACGCGCCGCTGATCCTGTCCAGCGCGGACGTCGTCTACCGCTCGGCCGTGCTCAACAATCTGGCGCGGGCGGCGCGGCACCTGGATCGCGGGGCGGAGAAGGCTGAGCAGGGCCTGCCCCGGCTCACCGCCTTTGCCGGGGTGATCGCCGCCGGCCTGCTGATCCCCGGCGGCGACGCGCGGTTGGCCGCCGGCGAGGCGGGGCTGGCACGGGCGATGGCGGCCTCGCTCTACGGCGACGGCGGCCTCGCCAACCGCTCGCCGGTGGCGCAGCTGGAGCTGGTGGAGCTGCTGGCGCAGCTGCGCGCCGTCTATCTCGGCATGGACCGGGAGCCGCACGAGGCGGTGAGCGCCGCCCTCTCCCGCGCGGTGCCGGCGCTGCTGGGCGTCACCCTGGGCGACGGCGGCCTTTCCAGCTGGCAGGGCGGCGCGCCGATCGCCGCGGCGCGGGTGGCGGCGGCGATCGAGGCGTCGGGCGTGCGCGCCCGGCCGCTGCGCCAGGCGCGCGACTGGGGCTATCAGCGGCTCGGCTGCGGACAGGCGGTGCTGGTGCTGGATGCCGCCCCGCCGCCGGCCAGCCGGCTGGCGGCGGGCGGCTGCGCCTCCACCCTCGCCTTCGAGTTCTCGGACGGGGCGCACCGGCTGATCGTGAATTGCGGCGGCCCGCGCGGCGGCGGCGTGCTGCCGGCCGAATTCGCCGAGGCGCTGCGCTCCACCGCCGCCCACTCCACGCTGATCGTGGCCGATTCGAACTCCACCGCCATCCACGACGACGGATCGCTGGGCCGCGGCGTCACCGAGGTGGAGCTCGACCGGCACGAGCTGGAGGGCGGCAGCCGGCTGGACGTGAGCCATGACGGCTATGCCCGCCGCTTCGGCTTCATCCACCGCCGCCAGCTGCTGCTCTCCGGCGACGGGCGCGAGCTTAAGGGCGAGGACGTGTTGCTGCCGGCCAACCGCCGTCGCCGCGCCAGCGACGCCGGCTTCGCCATCCGCTTCCACCTGGCCCCCGGCATCGAGGTGACGCCGACCGCCGACGAGCAGGGCGCGCTGCTGCGCCTGCCGGGCGGCCCGCTGTGGCAGTTCCGCTGCAAGGGCGCGGCGCTGGCGACCGAGGAGAGCCTGTGGATCGACCCGGCCGGGCGCCCGCGCGGATCGGTGCAGATCGTGATGACCGGCGAGGCCGCCGCCGGCGGCGCGAGCGTGAGCTGGCTGTTCCGCCGGGCGGCGTGA
- the rpe gene encoding ribulose-phosphate 3-epimerase produces the protein MTQPIRIAPSILSADFAKLGEEVRAIDAAGADWIHVDVMDGHFVPNITIGPAVVKALRPHTARPFDVHLMIAPVDAYLDAFAEAGADIITVHAEAGPHLHRTLQRIRALGRKAGVSLNPATPAKMLDYVLEEVDLVLVMSVNPGFGGQSFIASQLRKIEAIRKAIDKQGLTVDLEVDGGIDRTTIRAAIDAGADVFVAGTATFKGGPSEYAANIAALKAA, from the coding sequence ATGACCCAGCCGATCCGCATCGCCCCTTCCATCCTCTCCGCCGATTTCGCGAAGCTGGGGGAGGAGGTACGCGCGATCGACGCAGCCGGGGCGGACTGGATCCACGTGGACGTGATGGACGGCCACTTCGTGCCCAACATTACGATCGGCCCGGCGGTGGTGAAGGCGCTGCGGCCGCATACCGCCAGGCCGTTCGACGTCCACCTGATGATCGCGCCGGTCGATGCCTATCTCGACGCCTTTGCCGAGGCCGGCGCGGACATCATCACCGTGCATGCCGAGGCCGGGCCGCACCTGCACCGCACCTTGCAGCGCATCCGCGCGCTGGGCAGGAAGGCCGGCGTCTCGCTGAATCCCGCGACACCCGCCAAGATGCTGGACTATGTGCTGGAGGAGGTGGACCTGGTGCTCGTGATGAGCGTCAATCCCGGCTTCGGCGGGCAGAGCTTCATCGCCAGCCAGCTCCGCAAGATCGAGGCGATCCGCAAGGCGATCGACAAGCAGGGCCTGACGGTGGACCTGGAGGTGGACGGCGGCATCGACCGGACCACCATCCGCGCCGCGATCGATGCCGGCGCCGACGTGTTCGTGGCCGGCACCGCCACCTTCAAGGGCGGCCCTTCGGAATATGCGGCCAACATCGCCGCGCTGAAGGCCGCCTGA
- a CDS encoding RsmB/NOP family class I SAM-dependent RNA methyltransferase: MTPDAAGTPARRAALRLLDAVLRQGLPLEAAMASATAGLDRADDRGLAHAIAAQVLRRLPDLDALIDGATQRPLPHDAKARGVLRIALAQALALGTPPHAAIATVLPLVDGGPRKLVHGVFGAVMRAQAALPQPPSLPAGVAKRWRKAWGEQAVAAAGEAIAAPPPLDLSLRGDDTAGWAERLGGISLAPGHVRVARGGSVADLPGYADGAWWVQDLAASLPARLLGPGAGRRVLDLCAAPGGKTMQLAAAGWDVTAIDASEPRLARLTDNLARTGLPARVEVADVMAWAPDAPFDAVLLDAPCSATGIFRRHPDVLHRVTDRAIKALAEAQRAMIARAASWVRPGGTLVYAVCSLERAEGERVAEDFAVGHGFALEPVSAAELPAGIVPDEAGRVRVLPHMLAEEGGIDGFFVARFRKPA, encoded by the coding sequence CTGACACCCGATGCCGCCGGCACGCCCGCGCGCCGTGCCGCCCTGCGCCTGCTCGATGCGGTGCTGCGCCAGGGGCTGCCGCTGGAGGCGGCGATGGCATCGGCCACCGCCGGGCTCGACCGCGCCGACGATCGCGGCCTCGCCCACGCGATCGCCGCCCAGGTGCTGCGCCGCCTGCCCGATCTGGACGCGCTGATCGACGGCGCGACGCAGCGGCCGCTGCCGCACGACGCCAAGGCGCGCGGCGTGCTGCGCATCGCGCTGGCGCAGGCGCTGGCGCTCGGCACGCCGCCGCACGCGGCGATCGCCACCGTGCTGCCGCTGGTGGACGGCGGACCGCGCAAGCTGGTGCACGGCGTGTTCGGCGCGGTGATGCGGGCGCAGGCGGCCCTGCCGCAGCCGCCGTCGCTGCCCGCCGGCGTCGCGAAGCGGTGGCGCAAGGCGTGGGGCGAACAGGCGGTCGCGGCCGCCGGCGAAGCCATCGCCGCCCCGCCGCCGCTCGATCTGTCGCTGCGCGGCGACGATACCGCCGGCTGGGCCGAGCGGCTCGGCGGCATCTCGCTGGCGCCGGGGCATGTGCGCGTCGCCCGCGGCGGCTCGGTGGCGGACCTGCCCGGCTATGCCGATGGCGCCTGGTGGGTGCAGGATCTGGCCGCCTCGCTGCCCGCCCGCCTGCTCGGGCCGGGCGCGGGCCGCCGCGTGCTCGATCTGTGCGCCGCGCCCGGCGGCAAGACGATGCAGCTGGCCGCCGCCGGCTGGGACGTGACGGCGATCGATGCGTCGGAGCCGCGCCTGGCCCGCCTGACCGACAATCTCGCCCGCACCGGCCTTCCGGCCCGCGTCGAGGTGGCGGACGTGATGGCATGGGCGCCCGATGCGCCGTTCGATGCCGTGCTGCTGGACGCGCCCTGCTCCGCCACCGGCATCTTCCGCCGCCATCCTGATGTGCTGCACCGCGTGACCGATCGCGCGATCAAGGCGCTGGCCGAGGCGCAGCGCGCCATGATCGCGCGGGCGGCCTCCTGGGTGCGGCCGGGCGGCACGCTGGTCTACGCCGTCTGCTCGCTGGAGCGGGCGGAGGGCGAGCGGGTCGCCGAGGATTTCGCCGTCGGCCACGGCTTCGCGCTGGAGCCGGTCTCCGCTGCCGAGCTGCCGGCCGGGATCGTGCCGGACGAGGCGGGCCGCGTGCGCGTGCTGCCGCACATGCTGGCGGAGGAAGGCGGCATCGACGGCTTCTTCGTCGCCCGCTTCCGCAAGCCGGCCTGA
- a CDS encoding transglycosylase domain-containing protein, giving the protein MASKRSSPQTGPVRRTIVRTFKILVFGGLAAVVALVIAVVIAMASLPGYDELKSSPNGQMVRVHAADGTVIVSLGPSYGQWIPFAKIPQPMVDAMIATEDRRFYMHPGVDPIGIARSGMVRVERGRWAQGGSTITQQLTRNIFLSNTRTFARKFREIILALAMERKFSKQQILELYLNRVYFGGGAYGIDAAARKFFGHSADRFTLGEAAIIAGLVKAPSNYSPTADAAAAVGRAKVVIDLMRAQGKISAAEAASADPAAVALAPEPKQNSVRYFTDWALAQLDTLVDETSEPIDVWTTLDLAMQRAADNAIRQNTPPGTQGALVALDRGGEVRAMVGGTDYVSSIYNRATQAVRQPGSAFKLFVYLAALEAGHKPEDRVVDEPIDIDGWRPRNSSGRFNGEMDVRSAFAFSINTVAARLGSEVGFDTVADMARRFGITTPVDTHPSMVLGTSDVRLIDMTRAFAAVAQKGIAVTPYGILKVTTGAGDILYEHKVDTSRVLVAPYVAAQMTDLLQTAVNTGTGRAAQIGRPVAGKTGTTSSNKDGWFVGFSSGLTTGVWMGRDDAKAIPGLQGGRAPAQAFAAFMRVAVAKRPTEAFDTEVTLPEWQLEPDDEAYFGQPDESFVDENGIGREEAAPAPREEDAAPAGQQDVQAPEQLDEQWLNGVLGRQRPN; this is encoded by the coding sequence ATGGCATCCAAGCGCTCCAGTCCCCAAACCGGCCCCGTCCGCCGCACCATCGTGCGGACGTTCAAGATCCTCGTGTTCGGCGGATTGGCGGCGGTCGTCGCGCTCGTCATCGCCGTCGTCATCGCGATGGCCTCGCTGCCCGGCTATGACGAGCTGAAATCCTCGCCCAACGGCCAGATGGTGCGGGTGCACGCGGCGGACGGCACCGTGATCGTCTCGCTCGGGCCGAGCTACGGCCAGTGGATCCCGTTTGCCAAGATCCCGCAGCCGATGGTGGACGCGATGATCGCCACCGAGGACCGGCGCTTCTACATGCACCCCGGTGTCGACCCGATCGGCATCGCGCGGAGCGGCATGGTGCGCGTGGAGCGCGGGCGCTGGGCGCAGGGCGGGTCGACGATCACCCAGCAGCTCACGCGCAACATCTTCCTCTCGAACACCCGCACCTTCGCCCGCAAGTTCCGCGAGATAATCCTGGCGCTGGCGATGGAGCGGAAGTTCAGCAAGCAGCAGATCCTGGAGCTGTACCTCAACCGCGTCTATTTCGGCGGCGGCGCCTATGGCATCGATGCCGCCGCGCGCAAGTTCTTCGGCCACTCGGCCGATCGCTTCACCCTGGGCGAGGCCGCGATCATCGCCGGGCTGGTGAAGGCGCCCAGCAACTATTCGCCCACCGCCGATGCCGCCGCCGCCGTGGGCCGCGCCAAGGTGGTGATCGATCTGATGCGCGCGCAGGGCAAGATCAGCGCCGCAGAGGCAGCCTCCGCCGATCCCGCCGCCGTGGCGCTGGCGCCCGAGCCCAAGCAGAACAGCGTGCGCTACTTTACCGATTGGGCGCTGGCGCAGCTGGACACGCTGGTGGACGAGACGAGCGAGCCGATCGACGTGTGGACGACGCTGGACCTGGCGATGCAGCGCGCGGCGGACAATGCGATCCGCCAGAACACGCCGCCGGGCACGCAGGGCGCGCTGGTGGCACTGGATCGAGGCGGCGAGGTGCGGGCGATGGTCGGCGGCACCGACTATGTCTCCTCGATCTACAACCGCGCGACGCAGGCGGTGCGCCAGCCGGGATCGGCGTTCAAGCTGTTCGTCTACCTCGCCGCGCTGGAGGCCGGGCACAAGCCCGAGGATCGCGTGGTGGACGAGCCGATCGACATCGACGGCTGGCGCCCGCGCAACAGCAGCGGCCGCTTCAACGGCGAGATGGACGTTCGCAGCGCCTTCGCCTTCTCGATCAACACGGTCGCCGCGCGCCTGGGATCGGAGGTCGGCTTCGATACGGTGGCGGACATGGCCCGCCGCTTCGGCATCACCACGCCGGTGGATACCCACCCCTCGATGGTGCTGGGCACCAGCGATGTGCGGCTGATCGACATGACCCGCGCCTTCGCCGCCGTGGCGCAGAAAGGCATCGCCGTGACCCCGTACGGCATCCTGAAGGTGACGACCGGCGCCGGCGACATCCTCTACGAGCACAAGGTGGATACCTCGCGCGTGCTGGTGGCGCCCTACGTGGCCGCGCAGATGACGGACCTGCTGCAGACGGCGGTCAACACCGGCACCGGCCGCGCGGCGCAGATCGGCCGGCCGGTGGCGGGCAAGACGGGAACGACCTCGTCGAACAAGGACGGCTGGTTCGTCGGCTTCTCCAGCGGCCTCACCACCGGCGTGTGGATGGGGCGCGACGATGCCAAGGCGATCCCCGGCCTGCAGGGCGGCCGCGCGCCGGCGCAGGCGTTCGCCGCCTTCATGCGCGTCGCCGTCGCCAAGCGGCCGACCGAGGCGTTCGACACCGAGGTGACTCTGCCCGAGTGGCAGCTGGAGCCGGACGACGAGGCCTATTTCGGCCAGCCGGACGAGAGCTTCGTCGACGAGAACGGCATCGGCCGGGAGGAAGCCGCACCCGCCCCGCGCGAGGAGGATGCCGCGCCGGCGGGCCAGCAGGACGTGCAGGCACCGGAGCAGCTGGACGAGCAGTGGCTGAACGGCGTCCTCGGCCGCCAGCGGCCGAACTGA
- a CDS encoding NAD(P)/FAD-dependent oxidoreductase, whose translation MSGPIVVGGGPAGAAAALLLARAGTPPLLVERSREARDVVCGGFLGWDALAALDRIGVEAAALGARPIGRLRLIAGRRSAESRLPGRAAGLSRYALDAALLRAAAAAGARIERGLAVRAAEGLRLRLADGAELTADALFLATGKHDLRGLARPREAGGDDPAVGLRARLRPGRALAAALAGTIELHLLDRGYAGLLVQEDGSINLCLSVKRSRLGAGPEALLASLAADAPALAARIAGAEDAPAWAAIAAVPYGWRTGETMPGLFRLGDQAAVIASLAGDGVAIALASGRLAAAHHARAGAGGAPAYQRAFAAHAARPLRLASGLRTIAEGPARALLPPLAGVPGLAGLLARLTRIGG comes from the coding sequence ATGAGCGGGCCGATCGTGGTGGGCGGCGGCCCGGCCGGGGCCGCCGCCGCGCTGCTGCTCGCCCGCGCCGGCACCCCGCCGCTGCTGGTCGAGCGGAGCCGCGAGGCGCGGGACGTGGTGTGCGGCGGCTTCCTGGGCTGGGATGCGCTGGCGGCGCTCGACCGGATCGGCGTCGAGGCGGCGGCGCTCGGCGCCCGGCCGATCGGCCGGCTGCGGCTGATCGCGGGGCGACGCTCGGCCGAGAGCCGCCTGCCCGGCCGCGCCGCCGGCCTCTCCCGCTACGCGCTCGACGCGGCGCTGCTGCGCGCCGCCGCCGCGGCCGGCGCGCGGATCGAGCGCGGTTTGGCGGTGCGCGCGGCCGAGGGGCTACGACTGCGGCTGGCCGACGGCGCGGAGCTGACGGCCGACGCACTGTTCCTCGCCACCGGCAAGCATGATCTGCGCGGCCTCGCCCGGCCACGTGAGGCCGGCGGCGACGATCCGGCGGTGGGCCTACGCGCGCGTCTGCGGCCCGGCCGCGCGCTGGCGGCGGCGCTGGCCGGCACGATCGAGCTGCACCTGCTCGACCGTGGCTATGCCGGGCTGCTGGTGCAGGAGGACGGATCGATCAACCTCTGCCTCTCGGTCAAGCGTTCGCGGCTGGGCGCCGGGCCGGAGGCGCTGCTCGCCAGCCTCGCGGCGGACGCGCCCGCGCTGGCGGCACGGATCGCCGGCGCGGAGGATGCGCCCGCGTGGGCAGCGATCGCCGCCGTGCCCTATGGCTGGCGCACCGGCGAGACGATGCCGGGGCTCTTCCGGCTTGGCGACCAGGCGGCGGTGATCGCATCGCTGGCGGGCGATGGCGTGGCGATCGCGCTGGCCAGCGGCCGGCTGGCGGCGGCGCATCACGCCCGCGCCGGCGCGGGCGGCGCCCCCGCCTATCAGCGCGCCTTCGCCGCCCATGCCGCACGGCCGCTGCGGCTGGCGAGCGGCCTGCGGACGATCGCCGAGGGGCCGGCGCGGGCGCTGCTGCCGCCGCTCGCCGGCGTGCCCGGCCTCGCCGGCCTGCTCGCCCGTCTCACCCGCATCGGTGGCTGA
- a CDS encoding methyltransferase domain-containing protein: MDAADLPADAYAAVLADLARVNVVTMSARPTLAFLARAVGAARRLRLLDVGFGQGDMLRAIARWAGRRGIAAELVGIDLNPNSAPAARAATPADMAIDYRTGDYADLAGQRWDCIVSSFVTHHMDEAQIDAFLRFMEAESAMGWMVNDLHRHRFAWYGFPLLAAALRWHPIVRADGRLSVARAFRPDEWRAMLADAGIAEARVVRRFPFRLCVERFR; this comes from the coding sequence ATGGACGCGGCCGACCTGCCGGCCGACGCCTACGCCGCCGTCCTCGCCGATCTGGCGCGGGTCAACGTGGTGACGATGTCGGCGCGGCCCACCCTCGCCTTCCTTGCCCGCGCGGTCGGCGCCGCCCGGCGGCTGCGCCTGCTGGACGTCGGTTTCGGCCAGGGCGACATGCTGCGTGCGATCGCCCGTTGGGCAGGCCGGCGCGGCATCGCGGCGGAGCTGGTCGGCATCGATCTCAACCCGAACAGCGCGCCGGCCGCCCGCGCGGCGACGCCAGCGGACATGGCGATCGACTATCGCACCGGCGACTATGCCGATCTTGCCGGCCAGCGGTGGGATTGCATCGTCAGCAGCTTCGTGACGCATCACATGGACGAGGCGCAGATCGACGCCTTCCTGCGCTTCATGGAAGCCGAGTCGGCGATGGGCTGGATGGTCAACGATCTGCACCGCCACCGCTTCGCCTGGTACGGCTTCCCGCTGCTCGCTGCGGCGCTGCGCTGGCACCCGATCGTGCGGGCGGACGGGCGCCTGTCGGTGGCGCGCGCCTTTCGGCCGGACGAGTGGCGGGCGATGCTCGCGGATGCCGGGATAGCCGAGGCGCGCGTCGTACGGCGCTTCCCGTTCCGGCTCTGCGTCGAACGGTTCCGATGA
- a CDS encoding type III polyketide synthase, giving the protein MDRPTATINAIGTAVPDHDVHAAFIGWAERRLADPRKRALFRRMAERSGIAHRWSVLPTAAHGGSPVEVSGFYADAILPSTAARMHVYAQAAPALALAAIGRLGPLGRITHLVVASCTGFVAPGIDQILAAALGLDGGVERTLVGFMGCYAAVAALRAAHHIVRSEPAARVLVVTVELSTLHLQPDDTLEPLLAMLQFGDGAAAAIVSADPHGLAIDGMFAATLPDSADLIRWRIGDQGFAMHLSGEVPGRIAAALRDPAFTAGLFGPPQAVDAWAVHAGGRSILDAVEGTLALDGQALAPSRRVLADYGNMSSATLMFVLAGLIGRPVANGVAVAFGPGLAAEGFRFRSVP; this is encoded by the coding sequence GTGGACAGACCGACCGCCACCATCAATGCCATCGGCACCGCCGTTCCCGATCACGATGTGCACGCCGCCTTCATCGGCTGGGCGGAGCGGCGGCTGGCCGATCCGCGCAAGCGGGCGCTGTTCCGCCGCATGGCCGAGCGATCCGGCATCGCGCACCGCTGGTCCGTGCTGCCCACGGCGGCGCATGGCGGATCGCCGGTGGAGGTGAGCGGCTTCTACGCGGACGCGATCCTGCCTTCCACCGCCGCGCGGATGCACGTCTATGCCCAGGCGGCGCCGGCGCTGGCGCTGGCGGCGATCGGGCGGCTGGGGCCGCTCGGCCGGATCACCCACCTGGTGGTGGCGAGCTGCACCGGCTTCGTGGCGCCCGGCATCGACCAGATCCTGGCCGCCGCGCTGGGGCTGGACGGCGGCGTCGAGCGCACGCTGGTGGGCTTCATGGGCTGCTACGCGGCGGTGGCGGCGCTGCGCGCGGCGCACCACATCGTCCGGTCGGAGCCGGCGGCGCGGGTGCTGGTGGTGACGGTGGAGCTCTCGACCCTGCACCTGCAGCCCGACGACACGCTGGAGCCGCTGCTGGCGATGCTCCAGTTCGGCGACGGCGCCGCCGCGGCGATCGTCAGCGCCGATCCCCACGGCCTGGCGATCGACGGCATGTTCGCCGCCACCCTGCCCGATTCGGCGGACCTGATCCGCTGGCGCATCGGCGACCAGGGTTTCGCGATGCACCTGTCCGGCGAGGTGCCCGGCCGGATCGCGGCGGCGCTGCGCGACCCCGCCTTCACCGCCGGCCTGTTCGGCCCGCCGCAGGCGGTGGACGCGTGGGCCGTCCACGCCGGCGGCAGATCGATACTCGATGCCGTGGAAGGCACGCTGGCGCTGGACGGGCAGGCGCTGGCGCCATCCCGCCGGGTGCTGGCCGATTACGGCAACATGTCCTCCGCCACGCTGATGTTCGTGCTGGCCGGGCTGATCGGGCGGCCGGTGGCGAACGGCGTCGCCGTGGCGTTCGGCCCGGGCCTGGCCGCCGAGGGGTTCCGCTTCCGGAGCGTGCCGTGA
- a CDS encoding trifolitoxin synthesis, TfuA, translated as MAAERSSFAEPGYLIRLHGDFRVVDCATGGDATPRSRKARALLAYLALSPDRCAGRERLTGLLWSDRGEEQARASLRQTLAELRGLPLGEGMAITRRDVSLIEGAFETDLHRVVAAAQSGDLARLYDPLNQLGPVLLGDLEGADRCYDDWLLVERGRQQGRIVQTVLAATAGVTTPGTLPLRRAILTTVQGLDTGDEEIARRGMALDHQAGDLAALHRRYRQLDAGLKRDYDAPPSPETQRLFRQFTAVGPVNVAPAEPAPSGPRFPAPREAAAARRIEPPILVISPFQVIGAGGEEALLAQICHDDLQTALGGFRDLRVLSVSDSGTARLDAACAASIASYALSGSVRGHDGEYRINLRLTAIESGLLVWTRQLSVRQTGLGAAIDDLVARIAGAVLPVVERDMSRVLEEAHDADPAAYALYFSGRARLLVSQSLADVRAAADMFERAIDLDPALTNAYVELARLYNTDFLQRMAGHDIAPLRARAFELSSKAASLDPESGHVHSRLAWCYLRRGDGALAEQRFSAALEASPYHADGLDEAGFGLVHLGAFDRAEALLRRAFEFNPFPPDEYFSDMAVLLALRHEHQRAEEQFEISRNPSIHYLAIRVANLALLGRTDQAAALGGTLRARFAPLWQAAGSPSDADLIEGMFHFLPFQRPQDRETLTRGLCAAGFSC; from the coding sequence ATGGCGGCCGAACGATCCTCCTTCGCCGAACCCGGATATCTGATCCGGCTGCATGGCGACTTCCGCGTGGTCGATTGCGCCACCGGCGGCGACGCCACGCCGCGCAGCCGCAAGGCGCGGGCGCTGCTCGCCTACCTCGCCCTCTCGCCCGATCGCTGCGCCGGACGCGAGCGGCTGACAGGCCTGCTGTGGAGCGATCGCGGCGAGGAGCAGGCGCGCGCCAGCCTGCGCCAGACGCTGGCCGAGCTGCGCGGCCTGCCACTGGGCGAGGGGATGGCGATCACCCGCCGCGACGTCTCGCTGATCGAGGGCGCGTTCGAGACCGACCTGCACCGCGTCGTCGCCGCGGCGCAGAGCGGCGACCTCGCCCGGCTCTACGATCCGCTGAACCAGCTCGGGCCGGTGCTGCTCGGCGATCTGGAGGGGGCGGACCGCTGCTATGACGACTGGCTGCTGGTGGAGCGCGGCCGCCAGCAGGGACGCATCGTGCAGACGGTGCTGGCCGCCACCGCCGGCGTCACCACGCCGGGCACGCTGCCGCTGCGCCGCGCGATCCTGACGACGGTGCAAGGCCTCGATACCGGCGACGAGGAGATCGCCCGGCGCGGCATGGCGCTGGACCACCAGGCGGGCGATCTCGCCGCGCTGCATCGCCGCTACCGCCAGCTCGATGCCGGGCTGAAGCGGGACTATGACGCGCCGCCCTCGCCAGAGACGCAGCGGCTGTTCCGCCAGTTCACCGCCGTCGGCCCGGTCAACGTCGCGCCGGCCGAGCCCGCCCCGTCCGGCCCGCGCTTCCCCGCCCCGCGCGAGGCGGCGGCGGCGCGGCGCATCGAGCCGCCGATCCTCGTGATCTCGCCGTTCCAGGTGATCGGCGCGGGCGGCGAGGAGGCGTTGCTGGCGCAGATCTGCCACGACGATCTCCAGACCGCGCTCGGCGGCTTCCGCGATCTGCGCGTCCTCTCCGTCTCCGATTCGGGCACCGCCCGGCTGGATGCCGCCTGCGCCGCGTCGATCGCCAGCTACGCCCTCTCGGGTTCGGTGCGCGGGCATGACGGCGAGTATCGCATCAACCTGCGGCTGACCGCGATCGAGAGCGGGCTGCTCGTCTGGACGCGGCAGCTCTCGGTGCGGCAGACCGGCCTGGGCGCGGCGATCGACGATCTCGTCGCCCGCATCGCCGGGGCGGTGCTGCCCGTGGTCGAGCGCGACATGAGCCGCGTGCTGGAGGAGGCGCACGATGCCGATCCCGCCGCCTACGCGCTCTATTTCAGCGGCCGCGCCCGCCTGCTGGTCTCGCAGAGCCTGGCAGACGTGCGCGCCGCCGCCGACATGTTCGAGCGGGCGATCGATCTCGATCCGGCGCTGACCAACGCCTATGTCGAGCTGGCACGGCTCTACAATACCGATTTCCTCCAGCGCATGGCCGGGCACGATATCGCGCCGCTGCGCGCCCGCGCGTTCGAGCTGAGCAGCAAGGCCGCCTCGCTGGATCCGGAGAGCGGCCACGTCCACTCGCGGCTGGCCTGGTGCTATCTGCGGCGCGGCGACGGCGCGCTGGCCGAGCAGCGCTTCTCGGCCGCGCTGGAGGCGAGCCCCTATCATGCGGACGGGCTGGACGAAGCGGGCTTCGGCCTCGTCCATCTCGGCGCGTTCGATCGGGCCGAGGCGCTGCTGCGCCGCGCGTTCGAGTTCAATCCCTTCCCGCCCGACGAATATTTCTCCGACATGGCTGTGCTGCTGGCGCTGCGGCACGAGCATCAGCGCGCCGAGGAGCAGTTCGAGATATCGCGCAATCCATCGATCCACTATCTCGCGATCCGCGTGGCCAACCTCGCCTTGCTCGGGCGGACGGATCAGGCCGCGGCGCTCGGCGGCACGCTGCGCGCGCGCTTCGCGCCGCTGTGGCAGGCGGCGGGCAGCCCCAGCGACGCTGACCTGATCGAGGGCATGTTTCACTTCCTGCCGTTCCAGCGCCCGCAGGATCGCGAGACGCTGACGCGCGGCCTGTGCGCCGCCGGCTTCAGCTGCTGA